One genomic segment of Brassica napus cultivar Da-Ae chromosome A3, Da-Ae, whole genome shotgun sequence includes these proteins:
- the LOC106433583 gene encoding microfibrillar-associated protein 1A-like — protein sequence MSVTAGVSEAALATRAKLRGGIGQTKVKRYWPGKAPEWADEPEEDEDVRMQKVDALDRKHDDLGVARKDDSRLRRLAQTRAENREEVRADHRRVRQAEIVSTEEEELRNQEEEEDEDALEERRRRIREKNLKRAQEEADLLPVEEEDEVEEEEDEEEESEYETDSEDDMPGIAMIKPVFVPKAERDTVAERERLEAEEQALEELAKRKLEMRKIETKQIVVEEVRKDEEIRKNMLLQEANIGDVETDDEINEAEEYEVWKTREIARIKRERDAKEAMLREREEVEKLRNMTEQERREWERKNPKPSSDKPKKKWNFMQKYYHKGAFFQADPDDEAGSVGTDGIFQRDFSAPTGEDRLDKSILPKVMQVKHFGRSGRTKWTHLVNEDTTDWSNPWTSNDPLREKYNKKMAGMNGPIEKPKGSKKMKDWEK from the exons ATGTCTGTTACAGCGGGAGTGAGTGAAGCCGCACTCGCTACACGCGCCAAGCTACGAGGTGGAATCGGCCAGACCAAAGTGAAAAGATACTGGCCCGGTAAAGCTCCCGAGTGGGCCGACGAACCCGAGGAAGATGAGGATGTCAGGATGCAAAAGGTTGATGCTTTAGATCGAAAGCATGATGATTTAGGTGTTGCTAGAAAGGACGATTCGAGACTACGTCGTTTAGCTCAGACTAGAGCTGAGAATCGCGAAGAAGTTAGAGCTGATCATCGGCGTGTGAGACAGGCTGAGATTGTATCTACTGAAGAGGAAGAGCTGAGGAatcaagaggaggaagaagatgaggatgCATTggaagagaggaggaggaggattcGCGAGAAGAATCTCAAAAGAGCTCAAGAGGAGGCTGACTTACTCCCCgtggaggaagaagacgaggtggaggaggaagaggatgaGGAAGAGGAATCCGAGTACGAGACTGATTCTGAAGACGACATGCCCGGTATTGCAATGATCAAGCCTGTTTTTGTACCTAAAGCTGAGAGAGATACCGTGGCGGAGCGTGAGAGGCTTGAGGCTGAAGAGCAAGCTCTCGAGGAGTTAGCTAAGAGGAAACTCGAGATGAGGAAGATTGAGACGAAGCAGATAGTGGTCGAGGAAGTGAGGAAAGACGAGGAGATACGCAAGAACATGTTACTCCAAGAAGCGAACATCGGAGACGTGGAGACGGACGACGAGATCAACGAGGCCGAGGAGTACGAGGTTTGGAAGACGAGGGAGATCGCTAGGATCAAGAGGGAGAGGGACGCGAAGGAAGCGATGCTGAGAGAGAGGGAGGAGGTTGAGAAGCTGAGGAACATGACGGAGCAGGAGAGGAGAGAGTGGGAGAGGAAGAATCCTAAGCCTTCGTCAGATAAACCGAAGAAGAAGTGGAACTTCATGCAGAAGTATTATCACAAGGGAGCTTTCTTCCAAGCGGATCCTGATGATGAGGCGGGGTCCGTGGGGACTGATGGTATATTTCAGCGTGACTTCTCTGCTCCGACGGGTGAAGATAGGTTGGATAAATCGATTCTGCCTAAAGTCATGCAAGTTAAGCACTTTGGTCGCAGTGGGAGGACTAAATGGACTCACCTTGTTAATGAGGATACAACAGATTGGAGTAACCC GTGGACTTCTAATGATCCTCTACGCGAGAAATACAACAAGAAAATGGCAGGTATGAATGGTCCTATTGAGAAACCAAAGGGGAGCAAGAAGATGAAAGATTGGGAGAAATAA